In a genomic window of Agarivorans albus:
- the tusB gene encoding sulfurtransferase complex subunit TusB, with amino-acid sequence MLHIMRHPYASDPYERCLAQLENGGHLVLIEDAVYSWLRDDTRLTVLAQSARVSVLSADVRARGIEVCDSVLIDYQDLVMLTEQHTPSMTW; translated from the coding sequence ATGCTACATATTATGCGACATCCTTATGCAAGTGACCCTTACGAACGCTGCCTTGCTCAGCTTGAAAACGGTGGGCATCTAGTACTCATCGAAGATGCTGTTTACTCATGGCTGCGTGATGACACGCGTTTAACGGTACTTGCACAAAGCGCTAGAGTCTCTGTGTTAAGTGCCGATGTGAGGGCTCGGGGTATTGAAGTCTGCGATAGCGTACTGATCGATTACCAAGATTTGGTAATGTTAACCGAACAACACACGCCCTCTATGACTTGGTAA
- the tusC gene encoding sulfurtransferase complex subunit TusC: protein MSKSLVFVFSHAPHGNSLARETLDAALAASAVSEDIVAYFEGDGVYQLLKGQNPTNIKQRDVLPTYGLLDLYDVEEIYVDQQSLKERGLSLEQLAISVRVKQAKQFYSECCHAHAILRF, encoded by the coding sequence ATGAGCAAATCATTAGTGTTTGTATTTAGTCACGCACCACACGGCAACTCTTTAGCACGAGAAACACTGGATGCTGCACTTGCTGCCTCTGCCGTATCGGAAGATATTGTCGCCTATTTTGAGGGCGATGGGGTTTATCAGTTATTGAAGGGGCAAAACCCCACTAACATTAAGCAACGAGATGTGCTTCCTACCTATGGTTTGTTGGATCTTTACGACGTTGAAGAGATCTACGTTGATCAACAATCATTAAAAGAACGTGGCCTTTCTTTAGAACAACTTGCTATTAGCGTTAGAGTTAAACAAGCAAAACAGTTCTATTCAGAATGCTGTCATGCTCATGCAATATTGAGATTTTAG
- the tusD gene encoding sulfurtransferase complex subunit TusD — MSLTYTLVVTSPLYGKQGSASALNFANALIEAGHQIKTVFFYLDGVSNGLSTSLPASDEVNIHQHWLDIKKASACSLLVCSAAAYRRGVIGQEEAAVNQLPANMHNEFNMSGLAEMATAMLSSDRVVHL; from the coding sequence ATGAGCCTTACCTATACTCTGGTTGTTACTAGCCCCTTGTATGGCAAGCAGGGAAGTGCTTCGGCGCTTAACTTTGCCAATGCTTTGATTGAAGCTGGCCATCAGATAAAAACGGTATTCTTTTATCTAGATGGGGTGAGTAATGGCCTGTCTACTTCGCTACCAGCAAGTGATGAAGTAAATATTCATCAGCACTGGCTCGATATAAAAAAAGCATCTGCGTGTTCGCTTCTTGTATGCAGTGCAGCTGCCTACCGCAGAGGAGTTATTGGTCAGGAAGAAGCAGCAGTAAATCAATTGCCGGCGAATATGCACAACGAGTTTAATATGTCTGGTTTAGCCGAAATGGCTACTGCGATGTTAAGTAGCGATAGAGTGGTGCATCTATGA
- a CDS encoding RidA family protein: MSKQIVSTEAAPAAIGPYSQATKIDELVFTSGQIPLDPESMEIVEGGISEQTKQVMENLMAVLAAAGADASTVFKTTCFLSDMANFVAFNDVYASYFPESAPARSCVEVARLPKDVLVEVEAIAHIK; this comes from the coding sequence ATGAGCAAACAAATTGTATCGACAGAAGCGGCTCCAGCTGCAATTGGCCCATATTCTCAAGCAACTAAAATTGACGAATTGGTCTTTACTTCAGGCCAAATCCCGTTAGATCCTGAATCGATGGAGATCGTGGAAGGAGGAATAAGCGAGCAAACAAAACAAGTAATGGAGAATCTAATGGCGGTATTAGCTGCTGCTGGTGCAGATGCTTCAACAGTGTTTAAAACTACCTGCTTTCTAAGTGATATGGCTAATTTTGTTGCCTTTAATGATGTTTACGCGAGTTACTTCCCAGAAAGTGCACCTGCGCGTTCATGTGTAGAAGTAGCGCGTTTACCTAAAGATGTGTTGGTAGAAGTAGAAGCTATTGCGCATATTAAGTAG
- the rpoC gene encoding DNA-directed RNA polymerase subunit beta', whose amino-acid sequence MKDLLKFLKQQSKTEEFEGIKIGLASPDQIRSWSFGEVKKPETINYRTFKPERDGLFCARIFGPVKDYECLCGKYKRLKHRGVICEKCGVEVTQSKVRRDRMGHIELASPVAHIWFLKSLPSRIGLLLDMTLRDIERVLYFESFVVTEPGMTSLERGQMLTEETYLDSLEEYGDEFEAKMGAEAVLALLRHLELDQEIEVMREELQTTNSETKRKKTTKRLKLMEAFRDSGNKPEWMIMTVLPVLPPDLRPLVPLDGGRFATSDLNDLYRRVINRNNRLKRLLDLAAPDIIVRNEKRMLQEAVDALLDNGRRGRAITGSNKRPLKSLADMIKGKQGRFRQNLLGKRVDYSGRSVITVGPTLRLHQCGLPKKMALELFKPFIYGKLELRGLATTIKAAKKMVEREGGEVWDILEEVIREHPVLLNRAPTLHRLGIQAFEPVLIEGKAIQLHPLVCAAYNADFDGDQMAVHVPLTLEAQLEARSLMMSTNNVLSPANGEPIIVPSQDVVLGLYYMTRERVNAEGEGMYLSGPKEAEKLYRAKQASIHARVNVRITEVVVAEDGSKIEKTEIKQTTIGRAILWLIVPKGLPFDLVNQSMGKKQISGLLNTCYRKLGLKHSVIFADQLMYTGFHYATLSGASVGINDMVIPDAKKDIVEEASDEVSEIQEQFLAGLVTAGERYNKVIDIWASANEKVSKAMMDNLSTETVINKDGEEESQDSFNSIFMMADSGARGSAAQIRQLAGMRGLMAKPDGSIIETPIVANFREGLNVLQYFISTHGARKGLADTALKTANSGYLTRRLVDVAQDLVVTETDCGTEDGIIMTPHIEGGDVVEPLRERVLGRVLVGDVIKPGTENEVLLKDKTLLDEKLCDLLEENSVDTVKVRSVISCANDFGVCALCYGRDLARGHLVGRGEAVGVVAAQSIGEPGTQLTMRTFHIGGAASRAAAENSIQVKNAGTIKLHNAKVVTNSEGKLVVTSRSTELTIIDEMGQTKESHKLQYGAILEVVDGGAVTSGDTVANWDPHTHPIITEVPGRVKFIDMVEGVTVSRQTDELTGLSSIHVMDPNERPGAGKEMRPMVKLVDGSGNDVLIAGTDIPAQYFLSAKAIVNLEDNAEVGVGDAIARIPQESSGTKDITGGLPRVADLFEARQPKEPAILAEITGTISFGKETKGKRRLVITPAEGDAYEEMIPKWRNLNVFEGEKVAKGEVIADGPESPHDILRLRGISPVSNYIVNEVQDVYRLQGVKINDKHIETIVRQMLRKCLILDAGDSSFLLGEQAEVARVNIENRQLEAEGKRPAVYRRELLGITKASLSTESFISAASFQETTRVLTEAAVGGKQDELRGLKENVIVGRLIPAGTGYAYHENRRNQTEAPAPITADEAADNLAALLNAAPGGETE is encoded by the coding sequence GTGAAAGATTTACTTAAGTTTCTTAAGCAACAAAGCAAGACCGAAGAGTTTGAAGGCATTAAAATTGGCCTAGCTTCACCAGACCAGATCCGCAGTTGGTCGTTTGGTGAGGTGAAGAAACCAGAGACGATTAACTATCGTACTTTTAAGCCTGAGCGTGACGGTTTATTCTGTGCCCGTATTTTTGGCCCAGTAAAAGATTACGAATGTTTGTGTGGTAAATACAAACGTTTGAAACACCGTGGTGTTATTTGTGAGAAGTGTGGCGTAGAAGTTACCCAATCTAAAGTTCGTCGTGATCGAATGGGTCATATCGAATTAGCTTCTCCTGTAGCGCACATCTGGTTCTTAAAATCATTACCATCGCGTATTGGTTTATTACTAGATATGACTTTACGTGATATTGAACGAGTGCTTTACTTCGAATCATTTGTTGTGACTGAGCCTGGCATGACCAGCTTAGAGCGCGGTCAAATGCTTACCGAAGAAACTTACTTGGATTCACTTGAAGAGTACGGTGACGAGTTTGAAGCTAAAATGGGCGCTGAAGCTGTATTAGCTTTATTGCGTCATTTAGAGCTTGACCAAGAAATCGAAGTAATGCGCGAAGAGTTACAAACTACTAACTCTGAAACTAAGCGTAAGAAGACCACTAAGCGTCTTAAGCTTATGGAAGCGTTCCGCGATTCAGGTAACAAACCTGAGTGGATGATTATGACCGTATTACCGGTTCTTCCACCAGATTTGCGCCCACTAGTACCACTAGATGGCGGCCGTTTTGCTACGTCTGATTTGAACGATTTATACCGTCGTGTAATCAACCGTAACAACCGTTTGAAGCGTCTATTAGACCTAGCTGCTCCAGACATTATTGTGCGTAACGAAAAGCGTATGCTGCAAGAAGCAGTTGATGCCTTGTTAGACAATGGTCGTCGTGGTCGTGCTATTACTGGTTCTAACAAGCGTCCGCTTAAATCTTTGGCCGATATGATCAAAGGTAAGCAAGGTCGTTTCCGTCAGAACTTGCTAGGTAAGCGTGTAGATTACTCAGGTCGTTCGGTAATTACCGTTGGTCCAACACTGCGTCTACACCAGTGTGGTCTTCCTAAGAAAATGGCACTTGAGCTATTCAAACCATTCATCTATGGCAAGCTAGAGCTGCGTGGTCTTGCGACTACAATTAAAGCTGCTAAGAAAATGGTTGAGCGCGAAGGCGGTGAAGTGTGGGATATTCTTGAAGAAGTTATCCGCGAACACCCAGTATTACTTAACCGTGCACCAACCTTGCACCGTTTGGGTATTCAAGCCTTTGAGCCTGTGCTAATTGAAGGTAAAGCAATTCAATTACACCCGCTAGTGTGTGCGGCTTATAACGCCGACTTCGATGGTGACCAAATGGCGGTACACGTACCGTTGACCTTAGAAGCACAGTTAGAAGCACGTTCGTTGATGATGTCGACCAACAACGTACTATCACCAGCTAACGGTGAGCCTATTATCGTTCCTTCGCAAGACGTTGTATTGGGTCTGTACTACATGACTCGTGAACGTGTTAACGCTGAAGGTGAAGGTATGTACCTTTCTGGCCCTAAAGAGGCTGAGAAGTTATACCGCGCTAAACAAGCCAGTATTCACGCACGTGTAAACGTACGTATTACTGAGGTTGTTGTAGCTGAAGACGGCTCTAAAATCGAAAAAACTGAGATTAAGCAAACTACCATTGGTCGTGCCATTTTATGGTTAATTGTACCTAAAGGTTTGCCATTTGATTTAGTTAACCAGTCAATGGGTAAGAAGCAAATCTCAGGATTGCTAAACACCTGTTACCGTAAACTAGGTCTTAAGCACTCAGTTATTTTTGCTGACCAATTAATGTACACCGGTTTCCATTACGCAACCTTGTCTGGTGCCTCTGTAGGTATTAACGACATGGTTATCCCTGATGCTAAGAAAGACATCGTGGAAGAAGCCAGTGACGAAGTAAGCGAAATTCAAGAGCAGTTCCTAGCTGGTTTGGTAACCGCAGGCGAGCGTTACAACAAAGTAATCGATATTTGGGCTTCGGCTAACGAAAAAGTATCGAAAGCGATGATGGACAACTTGTCTACTGAAACAGTTATCAACAAAGATGGCGAAGAAGAGAGTCAAGACTCATTCAACAGCATCTTTATGATGGCCGACTCTGGCGCACGTGGTAGTGCTGCACAGATTCGTCAGCTAGCTGGTATGCGTGGCTTGATGGCTAAACCGGATGGTTCGATTATCGAAACGCCGATTGTGGCTAACTTCCGTGAAGGTTTGAACGTACTTCAGTACTTCATCTCAACCCACGGTGCGCGTAAAGGTTTGGCCGATACCGCATTGAAGACTGCTAACTCTGGTTACTTAACACGTCGTCTAGTAGATGTTGCCCAGGATTTGGTTGTTACCGAAACTGACTGTGGTACCGAAGACGGTATTATCATGACGCCTCACATTGAGGGGGGTGATGTTGTTGAGCCATTACGTGAGCGTGTTCTTGGTCGTGTTCTAGTAGGCGATGTAATTAAGCCTGGTACTGAGAACGAAGTACTGCTTAAAGACAAAACACTACTTGACGAGAAACTGTGTGACCTTCTTGAAGAGAACTCAGTGGATACCGTTAAAGTACGCTCAGTAATTAGCTGTGCTAACGACTTTGGTGTTTGTGCTCTTTGTTATGGTCGTGACCTAGCTCGTGGCCACTTGGTTGGTCGCGGTGAAGCGGTTGGTGTAGTTGCAGCTCAATCAATTGGTGAGCCAGGTACTCAGCTTACCATGCGTACCTTCCACATTGGTGGTGCGGCATCGCGTGCGGCAGCAGAGAACAGCATTCAAGTTAAGAACGCAGGTACTATTAAGCTACACAACGCTAAAGTAGTAACTAACAGCGAAGGCAAGTTAGTTGTAACCTCTCGTTCTACTGAATTGACCATTATTGATGAAATGGGTCAAACCAAAGAAAGCCACAAGCTTCAATACGGTGCAATACTTGAAGTAGTAGACGGTGGTGCGGTTACCTCTGGCGACACAGTTGCTAACTGGGACCCACATACACACCCAATTATTACTGAAGTACCGGGTCGCGTTAAGTTCATCGACATGGTTGAAGGCGTAACTGTTAGCCGTCAAACTGATGAACTAACTGGTCTTTCTAGTATTCACGTTATGGACCCTAACGAGCGCCCTGGCGCTGGTAAAGAAATGCGTCCAATGGTGAAATTGGTTGACGGTTCTGGTAACGACGTACTTATTGCCGGTACTGATATTCCAGCTCAGTACTTCTTGTCTGCAAAAGCGATTGTAAACTTAGAAGATAATGCTGAAGTAGGTGTTGGTGATGCAATTGCTCGTATCCCACAAGAATCAAGCGGTACTAAAGATATTACCGGTGGTCTACCTCGCGTAGCCGACTTGTTCGAAGCTCGTCAGCCTAAAGAGCCAGCTATTTTGGCAGAAATTACCGGTACTATTAGTTTCGGTAAAGAAACCAAAGGTAAGCGCCGCTTGGTGATTACTCCTGCTGAAGGCGATGCTTACGAAGAAATGATTCCTAAGTGGCGTAATCTAAACGTGTTTGAAGGTGAGAAAGTTGCTAAAGGTGAAGTAATTGCCGATGGTCCAGAATCACCACATGACATTTTACGTTTACGTGGCATTAGCCCTGTTTCTAACTACATCGTAAACGAAGTACAAGACGTATACCGTTTACAAGGTGTGAAGATTAACGATAAACACATTGAAACTATCGTGCGTCAAATGCTTCGTAAGTGTTTGATTCTAGATGCTGGTGATTCTAGCTTCTTGCTAGGTGAGCAAGCTGAAGTTGCCCGTGTGAATATTGAGAATCGTCAATTAGAAGCTGAAGGCAAACGTCCTGCGGTATACCGTCGTGAGTTACTAGGTATTACTAAGGCGTCACTATCTACAGAGTCGTTTATTTCTGCGGCTTCGTTCCAAGAAACTACTCGCGTGCTTACCGAAGCAGCAGTGGGTGGAAAACAGGACGAACTACGCGGTCTTAAAGAGAACGTTATTGTTGGTCGCTTGATTCCTGCTGGTACTGGTTATGCCTACCACGAGAATCGTCGCAATCAAACTGAAGCGCCAGCTCCAATTACTGCAGATGAAGCAGCTGATAACTTAGCAGCTCTACTAAATGCAGCCCCTGGTGGCGAAACAGAGTAG
- the rpoB gene encoding DNA-directed RNA polymerase subunit beta, translating to MVYSYTEKKRIRKDFGKRPQVVDTPYLLSIQLDSFEKFIEIDPEGEYGLEAAFRSVFPIASYSGYSELQYVSYRLGEPVFDVKECQIRGVTYSAPLRVKLRLVLFDREAPAGTVKDIKEQEVYMGEIPLMTGNGTFVINGTERVIVSQLHRSPGVFYDHDRGKTHSSGKVLYNARVIPYRGSWLDFEFDPKDNLFVRIDRRRKLPASIILRALEMTTQEILETFFDSTAFELKDGKVMMELVPARLRGDTVSFDVMLNGEVLIEAGRRVTARHIRQLEKSGVEQIEVPVEYLADKVLAEEYVDESTGEVIAEANSELNLELIAALSQAGHSVIKTIYTNDLDHGSFISDTLRVDSSTNRLEALVEIYRMMRPGEPPTKDAAEALFENLFFNGDRYDLSTVGRMKFNSRVGREDGSVAGVLDKEDIVKVMQTLIEIRNGRGEVDDIDHLGNRRIRSVGEMAENQFRVGLVRVERAVKERLSLGDLDALMPQDLINAKPISAAVKEFFGSSQLSQFMDQNNPLSEVTHKRRVSALGPGGLTRERAGFEVRDVHPTHYGRLCPIETPEGPNIGLINSLAVYSRTNEFGFLETPYRKVIEGQITDEVDYLSAIDEGTYVIAQANAEADANGKLLETDLVPCRHKGESTYMPTDQIQYMDVSPQQIISVAASLIPFLEHDDANRALMGSNMQRQAVPTLRADKPLVGTGIERAVAVDSGVTVVSKRGGTVDYADASRIVVKVNEDEMLPGEAGIDIYTLTKYTRSNQNTCINQRPVVKSGELVAKGDVLADGPSTDLGELALGQNMRVAFMPWNGYNFEDSIGISENVVKEDRFTTIHIQELSCIARDTKLGSEEISADIPNVGESALSKLDESGIVYVGAEVKPGDILVGKVTPKGETQLTPEEKLLRAIFGEKASDVKDTSLRVPNSVFGTVIDVQVFTRDGVEKDKRAQEIESMQLKEAKKDLTEEFKILEDGIFARAKSVLIAAGKSEADLDRQQPAEWLEAALSDEDAQTQLEQIAAQYDEIKAEFDKQFDIKRRKITQGDDLAPGVLKIVKVYLAVKRRIQPGDKMAGRHGNKGVISTIVPREDMPYDETGRPVDICLNPLGVPSRMNIGQILETHLGLAAKGVGEKIDEMLKVQREIEMDKLRDFIQKVYNVGDDALKVDVASFTDEEVMTLAKNLRGGVPMATPAFDGAKEAEIKELLRLADLPDSGQIVLRDGRTGQEFERPVTVGYMYMLKLNHLVDDKMHARSTGSYSLVTQQPLGGKAQFGGQRFGEMEVWALEAYGAAYTLQEMLTVKSDDVNGRTKMYKNIVDGNHQMEPGMPESFNVLLKEIRSLGINIELDEL from the coding sequence ATGGTTTACTCTTATACAGAGAAAAAACGCATTCGTAAGGACTTTGGAAAACGTCCTCAAGTAGTGGACACGCCTTACCTGCTTTCAATACAGCTTGACTCTTTTGAGAAATTCATAGAGATCGATCCTGAAGGCGAGTATGGGCTGGAAGCTGCATTCCGCAGTGTATTCCCGATTGCCAGTTATTCAGGATATTCAGAGCTACAATATGTTAGCTATCGTCTTGGCGAGCCGGTTTTTGACGTTAAAGAATGTCAAATTCGTGGAGTCACCTACTCTGCTCCCTTGCGCGTTAAATTGCGTTTAGTGTTGTTTGATCGTGAGGCTCCGGCTGGCACGGTTAAAGACATCAAAGAGCAAGAAGTATACATGGGTGAAATCCCATTGATGACAGGTAACGGTACCTTTGTAATTAATGGTACAGAGCGTGTTATCGTATCTCAGTTACACCGTAGTCCTGGTGTATTCTACGATCATGACCGTGGTAAAACACATTCATCAGGTAAAGTGTTATATAACGCGCGCGTTATTCCTTACCGTGGTTCATGGTTAGACTTCGAATTCGATCCTAAAGACAACTTGTTTGTTCGTATCGACCGTCGTCGTAAGCTTCCAGCATCTATTATTTTGCGCGCGTTAGAAATGACCACGCAAGAGATTCTAGAAACCTTCTTTGACTCTACTGCTTTCGAATTGAAAGACGGTAAGGTGATGATGGAGCTAGTACCAGCCCGTTTACGTGGTGACACTGTTTCTTTCGACGTTATGCTAAACGGCGAAGTATTGATTGAAGCAGGCCGTCGTGTAACAGCGCGCCATATTCGTCAACTGGAAAAATCAGGCGTTGAGCAAATCGAAGTGCCGGTTGAGTACCTTGCTGATAAAGTATTGGCTGAAGAGTATGTTGACGAAAGCACTGGTGAAGTTATTGCCGAGGCTAACAGCGAATTAAACCTAGAGTTAATTGCTGCGCTTTCGCAAGCAGGTCACTCGGTGATAAAAACGATTTATACCAATGACTTAGATCATGGTTCATTTATCTCTGATACCTTGCGTGTTGATTCTTCAACAAACCGCCTAGAGGCGTTAGTTGAAATCTACCGTATGATGCGTCCTGGTGAGCCACCAACAAAAGACGCAGCAGAAGCCTTGTTCGAGAACTTGTTCTTTAACGGCGACCGTTACGACTTGTCAACAGTAGGCCGTATGAAGTTCAACAGCCGTGTTGGCCGTGAAGACGGTTCAGTGGCTGGTGTACTTGATAAAGAAGACATCGTTAAGGTTATGCAAACGCTAATCGAAATTCGTAACGGCCGTGGTGAAGTTGATGATATCGACCACCTTGGTAACCGTCGTATTCGTAGCGTAGGCGAAATGGCTGAAAACCAATTCCGCGTTGGTCTAGTACGTGTAGAGCGTGCTGTTAAAGAGCGCCTAAGCTTAGGTGACCTTGATGCATTGATGCCACAAGACTTAATTAACGCTAAGCCAATCTCGGCTGCGGTTAAAGAGTTCTTTGGTTCAAGCCAATTGTCTCAGTTCATGGATCAAAACAACCCGCTTTCTGAAGTAACACACAAACGTCGTGTTTCTGCATTAGGCCCAGGTGGTTTAACTCGTGAACGTGCTGGCTTTGAAGTGCGAGATGTACACCCAACGCACTACGGTCGTTTATGTCCGATTGAAACGCCGGAAGGTCCAAACATTGGTTTGATTAACTCGTTGGCGGTTTACTCTCGCACTAATGAGTTTGGTTTCTTAGAAACCCCTTACCGCAAAGTAATTGAAGGCCAAATCACTGATGAAGTAGATTACTTATCAGCGATTGATGAAGGCACTTATGTGATCGCTCAGGCAAACGCTGAAGCCGACGCAAATGGTAAATTACTTGAAACAGATTTAGTACCTTGTCGCCACAAGGGTGAATCAACCTACATGCCTACTGACCAAATTCAGTACATGGACGTAAGTCCTCAGCAGATTATTTCTGTGGCGGCATCGTTGATTCCGTTCCTAGAACACGATGATGCAAACCGTGCATTGATGGGTTCTAACATGCAACGTCAAGCTGTACCAACACTGCGTGCTGATAAGCCGTTGGTAGGTACTGGTATTGAACGTGCTGTAGCGGTTGACTCTGGTGTAACTGTTGTATCGAAACGTGGCGGTACGGTTGACTACGCAGATGCTAGCCGCATCGTAGTTAAAGTAAATGAAGACGAGATGCTTCCTGGTGAGGCAGGTATCGACATTTACACGCTAACAAAGTACACCCGTTCTAACCAAAACACCTGTATCAACCAACGTCCGGTAGTTAAATCAGGCGAATTGGTAGCTAAAGGCGACGTACTAGCAGATGGTCCTTCAACTGACTTAGGTGAGTTGGCATTGGGTCAAAACATGCGCGTAGCGTTCATGCCTTGGAATGGTTACAACTTTGAGGATTCAATCGGTATTTCTGAGAACGTAGTTAAAGAAGATCGCTTTACTACTATTCACATTCAAGAGTTAAGCTGTATCGCTCGTGATACTAAGCTTGGCAGTGAAGAAATCTCAGCCGATATTCCAAACGTTGGTGAATCAGCGCTAAGCAAACTTGATGAGTCAGGTATTGTTTACGTTGGTGCTGAAGTTAAGCCAGGTGACATCTTAGTGGGTAAAGTAACCCCTAAAGGTGAAACACAATTAACACCTGAAGAGAAGCTATTGCGTGCCATCTTCGGTGAGAAAGCGTCTGATGTTAAAGATACATCACTACGTGTACCTAACTCTGTATTTGGTACCGTAATCGACGTTCAAGTCTTTACTCGCGATGGCGTAGAAAAAGACAAGCGTGCTCAAGAAATTGAGTCTATGCAGCTTAAAGAAGCGAAAAAAGATTTAACCGAAGAATTCAAGATCCTTGAAGACGGTATCTTTGCTCGTGCTAAATCTGTATTGATTGCAGCCGGTAAGTCAGAAGCTGACTTAGACCGCCAGCAACCAGCAGAGTGGCTAGAAGCGGCATTAAGCGATGAAGACGCGCAAACGCAGCTAGAACAAATTGCTGCGCAATACGACGAAATCAAAGCTGAATTCGACAAGCAGTTCGACATTAAGCGCCGTAAGATCACCCAAGGTGATGACTTAGCGCCTGGCGTACTGAAGATTGTTAAAGTTTACTTAGCAGTTAAGCGTCGTATTCAACCTGGTGACAAGATGGCTGGTCGTCACGGTAACAAAGGTGTAATTTCTACCATTGTTCCTCGTGAAGATATGCCTTATGACGAAACTGGTCGCCCAGTAGACATCTGCTTGAACCCACTAGGTGTACCATCGCGGATGAACATCGGTCAGATCCTTGAAACCCACTTAGGCCTAGCAGCTAAAGGTGTTGGTGAAAAAATTGATGAAATGCTGAAAGTTCAGCGTGAAATCGAAATGGATAAACTGCGTGACTTCATCCAGAAAGTGTACAACGTAGGTGATGACGCGCTTAAAGTTGACGTTGCTAGCTTCACTGATGAAGAAGTAATGACTTTAGCCAAGAACTTACGTGGCGGTGTGCCAATGGCTACCCCTGCATTTGATGGTGCTAAAGAAGCTGAAATTAAAGAGCTATTACGTTTAGCCGACTTACCTGATTCAGGTCAAATCGTGTTACGTGACGGCCGTACCGGTCAAGAATTTGAGCGCCCTGTAACTGTTGGTTACATGTACATGTTGAAACTTAACCACTTGGTTGATGACAAGATGCACGCTCGTTCTACTGGTTCTTACAGCTTGGTTACTCAGCAACCTCTAGGTGGTAAAGCACAGTTTGGTGGTCAGCGCTTCGGTGAGATGGAAGTATGGGCACTAGAAGCATACGGTGCTGCTTACACCCTACAGGAAATGCTAACGGTTAAATCTGATGACGTTAACGGTCGTACTAAGATGTACAAGAACATCGTTGATGGTAACCACCAGATGGAGCCAGGAATGCCTGAGTCGTTCAACGTGTTGCTCAAAGAGATTCGCTCTCTTGGTATCAACATTGAGTTGGATGAGCTGTAA
- the rplL gene encoding 50S ribosomal protein L7/L12, giving the protein MSITKDQIIEAVAEMSVMDVVELIEAMEEKFGVSAAAAVAVAGDAGAAAEEQSEFDVILTAAGANKVAAIKAVRGATGLGLKEAKGLVDSAPAAIKEGVEKEEAEALKAALEEAGASVELK; this is encoded by the coding sequence ATGTCTATCACTAAAGACCAAATTATCGAAGCTGTTGCTGAAATGTCAGTAATGGACGTTGTTGAACTAATCGAAGCTATGGAAGAGAAGTTCGGCGTATCTGCTGCTGCAGCTGTTGCTGTTGCTGGTGACGCTGGTGCTGCTGCTGAAGAGCAATCAGAATTCGACGTAATTCTTACTGCTGCTGGCGCTAACAAAGTTGCTGCTATTAAAGCGGTACGTGGCGCTACAGGTCTAGGCCTGAAAGAAGCTAAAGGTCTTGTTGATTCAGCTCCTGCTGCAATCAAAGAAGGCGTTGAGAAAGAAGAAGCTGAAGCTCTTAAAGCTGCTCTTGAAGAAGCTGGTGCTTCTGTTGAGCTTAAGTAA
- the rplJ gene encoding 50S ribosomal protein L10, whose product MALRLEDKKQIVAGVNEAAKGALSAVVADSRGVTVDAMTSLRAKAREAGVSMQVVRNTLARRAVAGTDLECLTESFTGPTLIAFSNEHPGAAARLFTDFAKEQDNFEVRAAAFEGALADVNVLAKLPTYEEAIAKLMATMKEASAGKLVRTLAALRDQKESEAA is encoded by the coding sequence ATGGCCTTAAGACTCGAAGACAAGAAGCAAATTGTTGCTGGCGTCAACGAAGCTGCCAAAGGTGCACTTTCTGCAGTAGTTGCTGATTCACGTGGCGTAACTGTAGATGCGATGACTTCACTTCGTGCTAAAGCACGTGAAGCTGGCGTATCTATGCAAGTGGTACGTAATACCCTTGCTCGTCGTGCAGTAGCTGGCACAGACCTAGAATGTCTTACTGAGTCATTCACTGGTCCTACTTTGATTGCCTTCTCTAATGAGCACCCAGGTGCTGCAGCGCGTCTATTTACAGACTTCGCTAAAGAGCAAGACAACTTTGAAGTACGTGCAGCAGCATTTGAAGGTGCATTAGCAGACGTAAACGTTCTTGCAAAACTACCAACTTACGAAGAAGCAATTGCCAAGTTAATGGCAACTATGAAAGAAGCTTCTGCAGGCAAGCTGGTTCGCACTCTGGCCGCACTACGCGATCAAAAAGAGTCAGAAGCAGCATAA